Proteins from a genomic interval of Ictalurus furcatus strain D&B chromosome 2, Billie_1.0, whole genome shotgun sequence:
- the sec24b gene encoding protein transport protein Sec24B isoform X2 has translation MSAPGYPNLNSNYSATQNGGGPGTTPAYLNGPGQTHPAMYPASNYYTGVPQHGYPTMPPQNAPPGKAPPTSTNYYPNSHPQAGVPPGTGSAFYSAPPAQNPVTSNPTASVAPQYPPHSSQQHYAISTNYYRQNYTTAAQGQQNPPPASSGINLGPPLYPIVSYPSAPGSSQYGTLRSSQAVAGALPIQSALQPQQQHSQGNGATPTPPVQPGYGAPPLQHSAAINGQQPHYQSAPPPVGPHYGTEGVDGHRLPSGTPSTSTQSSPGRQSGLLIGGYGGNRAASSSTGLPGDHSSSSSDHEDEDEEDEEAGADSSSTTTGSASPVPNCYESLEGGNYPGTPAVPPSAPPSEPTKQAPPFGYNYPTMQPGYPQSPAPRPEPIPSQGAYNQPGYQPYSQPFPSLNQLSTALGGLSGVPELEVEALRPVNLLQERNMLPPAHLVPLEPKLSSDLRKVNCSPDTFCCTLTNIPQTQAMLNKARLPLGLLLHPFRDLTQLPVITSNTIVRCRSCRTYINPFVSFLDQRRWKCNLCYRVNDVPDEFMYNPVTRSYGEPHKRPEVQNATVEFIASSDYMLRPPQPAVYLFVLDVSHNAVETGYLSVLCQSLLDNLEKLPGDSRTRIGFLTFDSTVHFYNLQEGLSQPQMLVVSDIDDVFTPTPDNLLVNLKESQELVKDLLNALPKMFSHTRETHSALGPALQAAYKLMTPTGGRVSVFQTQLPTIGVGLLQSREDPNQRSSTKGVQHLGPATDFYKKLALDCSGQQIGVDLFLLSSQYADLASLACMSKFSAGSIFYYPAFHHVHTPSLRVKLQKDLQRYLTRKIGFEAVMRIRCTKGMSIHTFHGNFFVRSTDLLSLANVNPDSGFAVQVSIDENLADTSLACFQAALLYTSSKGKRRIRVHTLCLPVVNQLSDVFAGADVQAITCLLANMAIDRSLSCSVSDARDALVNAVVDSLESYRSNISNMQQTGVIAPACLRLFPLFTLALLKQKALRTGTSTRLDERVFAMCEFKSQPLKQIMRMIHPDLYRIDNLTEQGALQLNERVIPQPPLLQLSAEKLTREGAFLLDCGSAMYLWLGRSCNEVFIRDVLGCPDYTSIPASMTVIPELETAASERTRAFVSWLQESRGFCAAFYVLKDDPSAKSSFFQHLVEDRSESAFSYYEFLLHIQQQLSK, from the exons ATGTCGGCTCCAGGTTACCCCAATCTGAACTCTAATTACAGCGCAACGCAGAACGGCGGAGGTCCTGGTACTACACCCGCTTATCTCAACG GACCAGGTCAGACTCACCCAGCCATGTATCCTGCCTCGAATTACTATACTGGCGTTCCTCAGCATGGTTACCCCACCATGCCGCCTCAGAATGCCCCTCCTGGAAAGGCTCCACCAACGAGCACCAACTACTACCCCAACAGCCACCCTCAGGCTGGGGTACCCCCAGGCACAGGATCTGCTTTTTACTCTGCTCCGCCAGCCCAGAACCCTGTCACTTCCAACCCCACTGCCTCAGTAGCCCCCCAGTACCCGCCGCATTCAAGCCAGCAGCATTACGCCATATCTACGAATTACTATAGACAGAATTACACCACCGCAGCCCAGGGGCAGCAGAATCCTCCGCCAGCATCAAGCGGCATTAACCTTGGGCCTCCACTTTACCCCATTGTGTCCTATCCATCAGCCCCTGGGAGCAGCCAGTACGGAACTCTGCGGTCATCCCAGGCTGTCGCAGGAGCGCTGCCTATCCAGAGTGCTTTGCAACCACAGCAGCAGCATTCTCAGGGCAACGGGGCCACGCCCACACCACCAGTTCAGCCGGGCTATGGTGCCCCACCCCTTCAACATTCAGCTGCCATTAATG GTCAGCAGCCCCACTATCAATCTGCTCCACCTCCTGTGGGCCCTCATTATGGCACAGAGGGTGTCGACGGACATCGCCTACCTTCGGGCACCCCATCCACATCCACCCAGTCTTCCCCAGGACGCCAGTCAG GGCTGCTGATTGGTGGATATGGGGGCAATAGAGCTGCTAGTTCCTccacagggttgccaggtgaCCACTCCTCATCCAGTTCGGACCACGAGgacgaggatgaggaggatgaggaagcAG GTGCAGACAGCTCCTCCACCACCACAGGGAGTGCATCTCCTGTCCCTAACTGCTATGAGTCCCTGGAAGGAGGAAATTACCCAG GCACGCCTGCTgttcctccttctgctcctcctAGTGAACCCACCAAACAAGCCCCGCCCTTTGGCTACAACTATCCAACCATGCAGCCTGGTTACCCACAAAGCCCTGCCCCCCGACCAGAGCCCATCCCTTCGCAAGGAGCATATAATCAACCCGGATATCAGCCATATTCACAG CCATTCCCCAGTTTGAACCAGCTCTCTACAGCACTGGGTGGACTAAGTGGAGTTCCTGAGCTGGAGGTGGAGGCTTTGCGCCCCGTTAACCTGCTGCAGGAGAGAAACATGCTCCCCCCAGCACACCTCGTTCCACTCGAACCCAAGCTTAGCAGCGACCTGCGCAAGGTCAACTGCAGTCCAGA TACATTTTGCTGCACTCTGACCAACATTCCTCAGACTCAGGCCATGCTGAATAAAGCTCGCCTGCCACTTGGACTCCTGCTGCACCCTTTCAGAGATCTGACG CAGTTGCCAGTCATCACCTCCAACACTATAGTCCGCTGTCGTTCGTGTCGGACGTACATCAACCCGTTTGTGTCGTTTCTGGATCAGCGCCGGTGGAAGTGCAACCTCTGCTACCGTGTGAACGATG ttcCTGATGAGTTCATGTATAACCCGGTCACACGTTCCTACGGCGAACCACACAAGAGGCCAGAAGTGCAGAACGCCACCGTCGAGTTCATCGCCTCTTCAGactacatg ctgcGACCTCCTCAACCGGCCGTGTACCTGTTTGTATTGGATGTATCCCATAATGCCGTGGAGACAGGCTACCTGAGTGTGCTGTGTCAGTCTCTACTGGACAATCTGGAAAA gctgccTGGTGATTCTCGCACACGCATTGGATTCTTGACGTTTGACAGCACAGTTCACTTTTACAACTTGCAGGAGGGGCTCTCACAGCCGCAGATGTTGGTTGTGTCTGATATCGATG ATGTGTTCACTCCAACTCCTGACAATCTGCTGGTGAATCTGAAAGAGAGCCAGGAG CTGGTGAAGGATTTGTTGAACGCGCTGCCCAAGATGTTCTCTCACACACGGGAGACGCACAGTGCCCTGGGGCCGGCGCTACAAGCGGCGTATAAACTCATGACACCCACCGGGGGCCGCGTGTCTGTGTTCCAGACGCAGTTACCCACCATCGGAGTGGGACTGCTGCAGTCACGAGAGGACCCCAATCAGAGGTCCAGCACCAAG GGCGTGCAGCACCTAGGTCCTGCCACAGATTTCTATAAGAAGCTGGCTCTGGACTGTTCGGGTCAGCAGATCGGGGTCGACCTGTTCCTTTTGAGTTCTCAGTATGCAGATCTGGCTTCGTTAG cctgcATGTCGAAGTTTTCAGCCGGCAGCATTTTCTACTACCCAGCGTTCCACCACGTTCACACCCCATCTTTGAGGGTGAAGCTGCAGAAGGACCTGCAGCGCTACCTCACCCGGAAGATTGGCTTCGAGGCTGTAATGAGGATCAGGTGCACCAAAG GAATGTCCATCCACACGTTCCACGGCAACTTCTTTGTGCGCTCCACTGATCTGCTGTCTCTGGCTAACGTGAACCCGGACTCGGGCTTCGCCGTCCAAGTATCTATAGATGAGAACTTAGCGGATACATCACTAGCGTGCTTCCAGGCTGCTCTTCTCTACACGTCTAGTAAAG GCAAACGGCGAATCAGAGTTCACACCCTGTGTCTGCCTGTGGTGAACCAGCTCAGCGATGTGTTTGCAGGAGCTGATGTTCAAGCCATCACCTGCCTGCTCGCCAATATGg cTATAGAccgctctctctcctgtagcGTTTCGGATGCCCGGGACGCCCTGGTGAACGCGGTTGTGGACTCATTAGAGTCATATCGCTCCAATATCTCCAACATGCAGCAAACTGGTGTCATTGCCCCTGCCTGCCTGCGCCTCTTCCCTCTGTTCACACTCGCTCTGCTCAAACAG AAAGCGCTGCGGACAGGGACGAGCACACGGCTGGACGAGCGGGTATTCGCAATGTGCGAGTTTAAGAGTCAGCCGTTAAAGCAGATCATGCGCATGATCCACCCTGACCTGTACCGCATCGATAACCTCACTgaacag GGGGCGCTGCAGCTGAACGAGCGGGTGATTCCTCAGCCTCCACTGCTGCAGCTCTCAGCTGAGAAGCTCACCAGAGAGGGAGCTTTCCTCCTGGACTGTGGCAGC GCGATGTACCTGTGGTTGGGGAGGAGTTGTAATGAGGTGTTCATACGAGATGTCCTGGGCTGCCCTGACTACACATCCATACCAGCCAGCatg ACCGTAATCCCCGAATTAGAGACGGCGGCTTCTGAGAGAACCAGAGCCTTTGTGTCCTGGCTTCAGGAATCCAGAGGATTTTGCGCTGCCTTTTATGTGCTCAA
- the sec24b gene encoding protein transport protein Sec24B isoform X1: MSAPGYPNLNSNYSATQNGGGPGTTPAYLNGPGQTHPAMYPASNYYTGVPQHGYPTMPPQNAPPGKAPPTSTNYYPNSHPQAGVPPGTGSAFYSAPPAQNPVTSNPTASVAPQYPPHSSQQHYAISTNYYRQNYTTAAQGQQNPPPASSGINLGPPLYPIVSYPSAPGSSQYGTLRSSQAVAGALPIQSALQPQQQHSQGNGATPTPPVQPGYGAPPLQHSAAINGQSKAGQQPHYQSAPPPVGPHYGTEGVDGHRLPSGTPSTSTQSSPGRQSGLLIGGYGGNRAASSSTGLPGDHSSSSSDHEDEDEEDEEAGADSSSTTTGSASPVPNCYESLEGGNYPGTPAVPPSAPPSEPTKQAPPFGYNYPTMQPGYPQSPAPRPEPIPSQGAYNQPGYQPYSQPFPSLNQLSTALGGLSGVPELEVEALRPVNLLQERNMLPPAHLVPLEPKLSSDLRKVNCSPDTFCCTLTNIPQTQAMLNKARLPLGLLLHPFRDLTQLPVITSNTIVRCRSCRTYINPFVSFLDQRRWKCNLCYRVNDVPDEFMYNPVTRSYGEPHKRPEVQNATVEFIASSDYMLRPPQPAVYLFVLDVSHNAVETGYLSVLCQSLLDNLEKLPGDSRTRIGFLTFDSTVHFYNLQEGLSQPQMLVVSDIDDVFTPTPDNLLVNLKESQELVKDLLNALPKMFSHTRETHSALGPALQAAYKLMTPTGGRVSVFQTQLPTIGVGLLQSREDPNQRSSTKGVQHLGPATDFYKKLALDCSGQQIGVDLFLLSSQYADLASLACMSKFSAGSIFYYPAFHHVHTPSLRVKLQKDLQRYLTRKIGFEAVMRIRCTKGMSIHTFHGNFFVRSTDLLSLANVNPDSGFAVQVSIDENLADTSLACFQAALLYTSSKGKRRIRVHTLCLPVVNQLSDVFAGADVQAITCLLANMAIDRSLSCSVSDARDALVNAVVDSLESYRSNISNMQQTGVIAPACLRLFPLFTLALLKQKALRTGTSTRLDERVFAMCEFKSQPLKQIMRMIHPDLYRIDNLTEQGALQLNERVIPQPPLLQLSAEKLTREGAFLLDCGSAMYLWLGRSCNEVFIRDVLGCPDYTSIPASMTVIPELETAASERTRAFVSWLQESRGFCAAFYVLKDDPSAKSSFFQHLVEDRSESAFSYYEFLLHIQQQLSK, from the exons ATGTCGGCTCCAGGTTACCCCAATCTGAACTCTAATTACAGCGCAACGCAGAACGGCGGAGGTCCTGGTACTACACCCGCTTATCTCAACG GACCAGGTCAGACTCACCCAGCCATGTATCCTGCCTCGAATTACTATACTGGCGTTCCTCAGCATGGTTACCCCACCATGCCGCCTCAGAATGCCCCTCCTGGAAAGGCTCCACCAACGAGCACCAACTACTACCCCAACAGCCACCCTCAGGCTGGGGTACCCCCAGGCACAGGATCTGCTTTTTACTCTGCTCCGCCAGCCCAGAACCCTGTCACTTCCAACCCCACTGCCTCAGTAGCCCCCCAGTACCCGCCGCATTCAAGCCAGCAGCATTACGCCATATCTACGAATTACTATAGACAGAATTACACCACCGCAGCCCAGGGGCAGCAGAATCCTCCGCCAGCATCAAGCGGCATTAACCTTGGGCCTCCACTTTACCCCATTGTGTCCTATCCATCAGCCCCTGGGAGCAGCCAGTACGGAACTCTGCGGTCATCCCAGGCTGTCGCAGGAGCGCTGCCTATCCAGAGTGCTTTGCAACCACAGCAGCAGCATTCTCAGGGCAACGGGGCCACGCCCACACCACCAGTTCAGCCGGGCTATGGTGCCCCACCCCTTCAACATTCAGCTGCCATTAATGGTCAGTCGAAAGCAG GTCAGCAGCCCCACTATCAATCTGCTCCACCTCCTGTGGGCCCTCATTATGGCACAGAGGGTGTCGACGGACATCGCCTACCTTCGGGCACCCCATCCACATCCACCCAGTCTTCCCCAGGACGCCAGTCAG GGCTGCTGATTGGTGGATATGGGGGCAATAGAGCTGCTAGTTCCTccacagggttgccaggtgaCCACTCCTCATCCAGTTCGGACCACGAGgacgaggatgaggaggatgaggaagcAG GTGCAGACAGCTCCTCCACCACCACAGGGAGTGCATCTCCTGTCCCTAACTGCTATGAGTCCCTGGAAGGAGGAAATTACCCAG GCACGCCTGCTgttcctccttctgctcctcctAGTGAACCCACCAAACAAGCCCCGCCCTTTGGCTACAACTATCCAACCATGCAGCCTGGTTACCCACAAAGCCCTGCCCCCCGACCAGAGCCCATCCCTTCGCAAGGAGCATATAATCAACCCGGATATCAGCCATATTCACAG CCATTCCCCAGTTTGAACCAGCTCTCTACAGCACTGGGTGGACTAAGTGGAGTTCCTGAGCTGGAGGTGGAGGCTTTGCGCCCCGTTAACCTGCTGCAGGAGAGAAACATGCTCCCCCCAGCACACCTCGTTCCACTCGAACCCAAGCTTAGCAGCGACCTGCGCAAGGTCAACTGCAGTCCAGA TACATTTTGCTGCACTCTGACCAACATTCCTCAGACTCAGGCCATGCTGAATAAAGCTCGCCTGCCACTTGGACTCCTGCTGCACCCTTTCAGAGATCTGACG CAGTTGCCAGTCATCACCTCCAACACTATAGTCCGCTGTCGTTCGTGTCGGACGTACATCAACCCGTTTGTGTCGTTTCTGGATCAGCGCCGGTGGAAGTGCAACCTCTGCTACCGTGTGAACGATG ttcCTGATGAGTTCATGTATAACCCGGTCACACGTTCCTACGGCGAACCACACAAGAGGCCAGAAGTGCAGAACGCCACCGTCGAGTTCATCGCCTCTTCAGactacatg ctgcGACCTCCTCAACCGGCCGTGTACCTGTTTGTATTGGATGTATCCCATAATGCCGTGGAGACAGGCTACCTGAGTGTGCTGTGTCAGTCTCTACTGGACAATCTGGAAAA gctgccTGGTGATTCTCGCACACGCATTGGATTCTTGACGTTTGACAGCACAGTTCACTTTTACAACTTGCAGGAGGGGCTCTCACAGCCGCAGATGTTGGTTGTGTCTGATATCGATG ATGTGTTCACTCCAACTCCTGACAATCTGCTGGTGAATCTGAAAGAGAGCCAGGAG CTGGTGAAGGATTTGTTGAACGCGCTGCCCAAGATGTTCTCTCACACACGGGAGACGCACAGTGCCCTGGGGCCGGCGCTACAAGCGGCGTATAAACTCATGACACCCACCGGGGGCCGCGTGTCTGTGTTCCAGACGCAGTTACCCACCATCGGAGTGGGACTGCTGCAGTCACGAGAGGACCCCAATCAGAGGTCCAGCACCAAG GGCGTGCAGCACCTAGGTCCTGCCACAGATTTCTATAAGAAGCTGGCTCTGGACTGTTCGGGTCAGCAGATCGGGGTCGACCTGTTCCTTTTGAGTTCTCAGTATGCAGATCTGGCTTCGTTAG cctgcATGTCGAAGTTTTCAGCCGGCAGCATTTTCTACTACCCAGCGTTCCACCACGTTCACACCCCATCTTTGAGGGTGAAGCTGCAGAAGGACCTGCAGCGCTACCTCACCCGGAAGATTGGCTTCGAGGCTGTAATGAGGATCAGGTGCACCAAAG GAATGTCCATCCACACGTTCCACGGCAACTTCTTTGTGCGCTCCACTGATCTGCTGTCTCTGGCTAACGTGAACCCGGACTCGGGCTTCGCCGTCCAAGTATCTATAGATGAGAACTTAGCGGATACATCACTAGCGTGCTTCCAGGCTGCTCTTCTCTACACGTCTAGTAAAG GCAAACGGCGAATCAGAGTTCACACCCTGTGTCTGCCTGTGGTGAACCAGCTCAGCGATGTGTTTGCAGGAGCTGATGTTCAAGCCATCACCTGCCTGCTCGCCAATATGg cTATAGAccgctctctctcctgtagcGTTTCGGATGCCCGGGACGCCCTGGTGAACGCGGTTGTGGACTCATTAGAGTCATATCGCTCCAATATCTCCAACATGCAGCAAACTGGTGTCATTGCCCCTGCCTGCCTGCGCCTCTTCCCTCTGTTCACACTCGCTCTGCTCAAACAG AAAGCGCTGCGGACAGGGACGAGCACACGGCTGGACGAGCGGGTATTCGCAATGTGCGAGTTTAAGAGTCAGCCGTTAAAGCAGATCATGCGCATGATCCACCCTGACCTGTACCGCATCGATAACCTCACTgaacag GGGGCGCTGCAGCTGAACGAGCGGGTGATTCCTCAGCCTCCACTGCTGCAGCTCTCAGCTGAGAAGCTCACCAGAGAGGGAGCTTTCCTCCTGGACTGTGGCAGC GCGATGTACCTGTGGTTGGGGAGGAGTTGTAATGAGGTGTTCATACGAGATGTCCTGGGCTGCCCTGACTACACATCCATACCAGCCAGCatg ACCGTAATCCCCGAATTAGAGACGGCGGCTTCTGAGAGAACCAGAGCCTTTGTGTCCTGGCTTCAGGAATCCAGAGGATTTTGCGCTGCCTTTTATGTGCTCAA
- the sec24b gene encoding protein transport protein Sec24B isoform X4, whose product MSAPGYPNLNSNYSATQNGGGPGTTPAYLNGPGQTHPAMYPASNYYTGVPQHGYPTMPPQNAPPGKAPPTSTNYYPNSHPQAGVPPGTGSAFYSAPPAQNPVTSNPTASVAPQYPPHSSQQHYAISTNYYRQNYTTAAQGQQNPPPASSGINLGPPLYPIVSYPSAPGSSQYGTLRSSQAVAGALPIQSALQPQQQHSQGNGATPTPPVQPGYGAPPLQHSAAINGQSKAGQQPHYQSAPPPVGPHYGTEGVDGHRLPSGTPSTSTQSSPGRQSGADSSSTTTGSASPVPNCYESLEGGNYPGTPAVPPSAPPSEPTKQAPPFGYNYPTMQPGYPQSPAPRPEPIPSQGAYNQPGYQPYSQPFPSLNQLSTALGGLSGVPELEVEALRPVNLLQERNMLPPAHLVPLEPKLSSDLRKVNCSPDTFCCTLTNIPQTQAMLNKARLPLGLLLHPFRDLTQLPVITSNTIVRCRSCRTYINPFVSFLDQRRWKCNLCYRVNDVPDEFMYNPVTRSYGEPHKRPEVQNATVEFIASSDYMLRPPQPAVYLFVLDVSHNAVETGYLSVLCQSLLDNLEKLPGDSRTRIGFLTFDSTVHFYNLQEGLSQPQMLVVSDIDDVFTPTPDNLLVNLKESQELVKDLLNALPKMFSHTRETHSALGPALQAAYKLMTPTGGRVSVFQTQLPTIGVGLLQSREDPNQRSSTKGVQHLGPATDFYKKLALDCSGQQIGVDLFLLSSQYADLASLACMSKFSAGSIFYYPAFHHVHTPSLRVKLQKDLQRYLTRKIGFEAVMRIRCTKGMSIHTFHGNFFVRSTDLLSLANVNPDSGFAVQVSIDENLADTSLACFQAALLYTSSKGKRRIRVHTLCLPVVNQLSDVFAGADVQAITCLLANMAIDRSLSCSVSDARDALVNAVVDSLESYRSNISNMQQTGVIAPACLRLFPLFTLALLKQKALRTGTSTRLDERVFAMCEFKSQPLKQIMRMIHPDLYRIDNLTEQGALQLNERVIPQPPLLQLSAEKLTREGAFLLDCGSAMYLWLGRSCNEVFIRDVLGCPDYTSIPASMTVIPELETAASERTRAFVSWLQESRGFCAAFYVLKDDPSAKSSFFQHLVEDRSESAFSYYEFLLHIQQQLSK is encoded by the exons ATGTCGGCTCCAGGTTACCCCAATCTGAACTCTAATTACAGCGCAACGCAGAACGGCGGAGGTCCTGGTACTACACCCGCTTATCTCAACG GACCAGGTCAGACTCACCCAGCCATGTATCCTGCCTCGAATTACTATACTGGCGTTCCTCAGCATGGTTACCCCACCATGCCGCCTCAGAATGCCCCTCCTGGAAAGGCTCCACCAACGAGCACCAACTACTACCCCAACAGCCACCCTCAGGCTGGGGTACCCCCAGGCACAGGATCTGCTTTTTACTCTGCTCCGCCAGCCCAGAACCCTGTCACTTCCAACCCCACTGCCTCAGTAGCCCCCCAGTACCCGCCGCATTCAAGCCAGCAGCATTACGCCATATCTACGAATTACTATAGACAGAATTACACCACCGCAGCCCAGGGGCAGCAGAATCCTCCGCCAGCATCAAGCGGCATTAACCTTGGGCCTCCACTTTACCCCATTGTGTCCTATCCATCAGCCCCTGGGAGCAGCCAGTACGGAACTCTGCGGTCATCCCAGGCTGTCGCAGGAGCGCTGCCTATCCAGAGTGCTTTGCAACCACAGCAGCAGCATTCTCAGGGCAACGGGGCCACGCCCACACCACCAGTTCAGCCGGGCTATGGTGCCCCACCCCTTCAACATTCAGCTGCCATTAATGGTCAGTCGAAAGCAG GTCAGCAGCCCCACTATCAATCTGCTCCACCTCCTGTGGGCCCTCATTATGGCACAGAGGGTGTCGACGGACATCGCCTACCTTCGGGCACCCCATCCACATCCACCCAGTCTTCCCCAGGACGCCAGTCAG GTGCAGACAGCTCCTCCACCACCACAGGGAGTGCATCTCCTGTCCCTAACTGCTATGAGTCCCTGGAAGGAGGAAATTACCCAG GCACGCCTGCTgttcctccttctgctcctcctAGTGAACCCACCAAACAAGCCCCGCCCTTTGGCTACAACTATCCAACCATGCAGCCTGGTTACCCACAAAGCCCTGCCCCCCGACCAGAGCCCATCCCTTCGCAAGGAGCATATAATCAACCCGGATATCAGCCATATTCACAG CCATTCCCCAGTTTGAACCAGCTCTCTACAGCACTGGGTGGACTAAGTGGAGTTCCTGAGCTGGAGGTGGAGGCTTTGCGCCCCGTTAACCTGCTGCAGGAGAGAAACATGCTCCCCCCAGCACACCTCGTTCCACTCGAACCCAAGCTTAGCAGCGACCTGCGCAAGGTCAACTGCAGTCCAGA TACATTTTGCTGCACTCTGACCAACATTCCTCAGACTCAGGCCATGCTGAATAAAGCTCGCCTGCCACTTGGACTCCTGCTGCACCCTTTCAGAGATCTGACG CAGTTGCCAGTCATCACCTCCAACACTATAGTCCGCTGTCGTTCGTGTCGGACGTACATCAACCCGTTTGTGTCGTTTCTGGATCAGCGCCGGTGGAAGTGCAACCTCTGCTACCGTGTGAACGATG ttcCTGATGAGTTCATGTATAACCCGGTCACACGTTCCTACGGCGAACCACACAAGAGGCCAGAAGTGCAGAACGCCACCGTCGAGTTCATCGCCTCTTCAGactacatg ctgcGACCTCCTCAACCGGCCGTGTACCTGTTTGTATTGGATGTATCCCATAATGCCGTGGAGACAGGCTACCTGAGTGTGCTGTGTCAGTCTCTACTGGACAATCTGGAAAA gctgccTGGTGATTCTCGCACACGCATTGGATTCTTGACGTTTGACAGCACAGTTCACTTTTACAACTTGCAGGAGGGGCTCTCACAGCCGCAGATGTTGGTTGTGTCTGATATCGATG ATGTGTTCACTCCAACTCCTGACAATCTGCTGGTGAATCTGAAAGAGAGCCAGGAG CTGGTGAAGGATTTGTTGAACGCGCTGCCCAAGATGTTCTCTCACACACGGGAGACGCACAGTGCCCTGGGGCCGGCGCTACAAGCGGCGTATAAACTCATGACACCCACCGGGGGCCGCGTGTCTGTGTTCCAGACGCAGTTACCCACCATCGGAGTGGGACTGCTGCAGTCACGAGAGGACCCCAATCAGAGGTCCAGCACCAAG GGCGTGCAGCACCTAGGTCCTGCCACAGATTTCTATAAGAAGCTGGCTCTGGACTGTTCGGGTCAGCAGATCGGGGTCGACCTGTTCCTTTTGAGTTCTCAGTATGCAGATCTGGCTTCGTTAG cctgcATGTCGAAGTTTTCAGCCGGCAGCATTTTCTACTACCCAGCGTTCCACCACGTTCACACCCCATCTTTGAGGGTGAAGCTGCAGAAGGACCTGCAGCGCTACCTCACCCGGAAGATTGGCTTCGAGGCTGTAATGAGGATCAGGTGCACCAAAG GAATGTCCATCCACACGTTCCACGGCAACTTCTTTGTGCGCTCCACTGATCTGCTGTCTCTGGCTAACGTGAACCCGGACTCGGGCTTCGCCGTCCAAGTATCTATAGATGAGAACTTAGCGGATACATCACTAGCGTGCTTCCAGGCTGCTCTTCTCTACACGTCTAGTAAAG GCAAACGGCGAATCAGAGTTCACACCCTGTGTCTGCCTGTGGTGAACCAGCTCAGCGATGTGTTTGCAGGAGCTGATGTTCAAGCCATCACCTGCCTGCTCGCCAATATGg cTATAGAccgctctctctcctgtagcGTTTCGGATGCCCGGGACGCCCTGGTGAACGCGGTTGTGGACTCATTAGAGTCATATCGCTCCAATATCTCCAACATGCAGCAAACTGGTGTCATTGCCCCTGCCTGCCTGCGCCTCTTCCCTCTGTTCACACTCGCTCTGCTCAAACAG AAAGCGCTGCGGACAGGGACGAGCACACGGCTGGACGAGCGGGTATTCGCAATGTGCGAGTTTAAGAGTCAGCCGTTAAAGCAGATCATGCGCATGATCCACCCTGACCTGTACCGCATCGATAACCTCACTgaacag GGGGCGCTGCAGCTGAACGAGCGGGTGATTCCTCAGCCTCCACTGCTGCAGCTCTCAGCTGAGAAGCTCACCAGAGAGGGAGCTTTCCTCCTGGACTGTGGCAGC GCGATGTACCTGTGGTTGGGGAGGAGTTGTAATGAGGTGTTCATACGAGATGTCCTGGGCTGCCCTGACTACACATCCATACCAGCCAGCatg ACCGTAATCCCCGAATTAGAGACGGCGGCTTCTGAGAGAACCAGAGCCTTTGTGTCCTGGCTTCAGGAATCCAGAGGATTTTGCGCTGCCTTTTATGTGCTCAA